Within the Amaranthus tricolor cultivar Red isolate AtriRed21 chromosome 15, ASM2621246v1, whole genome shotgun sequence genome, the region cccttcttcggtgtaagtggtatcacaagcccaagtcctccaggagttgtcctcctcatactcatctagaggtggacatagggtataaggtgtaggaggaatgattgtaggaatgtttcctagggtcatgtcatttgttagcgcatcctcatcgacatccacatcatcctcagaaggttcgtcaatgagctcattactctcacttccatcatcccaaggtcccatctcatcactttctcctaagttaaccattgaatcaattggaacttcattcgtagggggttgagaaaaagtacaagatgcggAAGGAACGAAAGGATTGACAGTTTCCTGAgttgatataggcataggggtaggagtaggattagaagcaactacatttcctaagggtacttcttctacgtataactccaaagagggaatttgggtggactttgaatgttcccacatagcatctatagcctcatcatcctcaacaggaaaggctagcaattctccactcatgtcatatttaaagcttatatttatggtacttctagtggggtccaatccaatcttagaacatataaaacgtttaaactgattcaaatccatgttcgagttgcatgcaaacaacctacgtcttcccccaacataatgaactttgccactactttctcaaatacaaccattccaaaaacatactatagtgatgcgaaatgatgccatttctacatgaatacaaacaaaatcaacatcatcatcaacttcatacccataaaagtacattatattcatttgacatataatctttttggtctacaaattaataaagtccAAAATGTAACTAACTTCATACATATGTAAtacacataaaattcaaataataaatcaattaataagttcataaatgatatttctaataccaacatcaaaatttctgataatatataatgtacatcaaattcaactaattcaatatgctcatcaacaacaatacttcaaaaaacaacataaagctatgaaaacaattaaacattaccttgaatagttatggatgattaagaagagtgttgatttaagaactagtaacctacatttaagaaaataacgaaacttcatcaaaaccctaaaaaacaatacatatactcaaaaaaaacgcataaagttTACCTTTGTacaagctagagtatcccaggctaattttgaagtgccaaattgaaataggaatgcaagaattgatggattgaagctAGTCTAATATTGATTTTGTAAGAAGAAAGTCGAGTAGTATAAGATAGGGTTTTGAGAATTAGGGAAAATGAGAACGAAGGGAGCTGCTGTGCGTATTTGTGGagctagctgttcgcagttactaactgcgaacaggtcaaaaaaaagtcaaagttgttcgcagttagtaactgcaaatagctattgtgttttttttgacctgtgactgcgaacagccccaaaccacaggtttgggaatttcacgcttacttttggaaataagatgaaagttatcttatttggttcattttattgataatttgtcTTAATCATTTCAATTTTCCACAAATGATTAGTGAAGTATGTGTTGAACTTGAGCCTTTTATTCTAATTAAGCAATATGCAGTCTTAATGCAATAGTATTAAACGACACACCAAGGGgttatttgttttgcatataAAATAGAGATTTCACAAATGATTTTGCAGTACACACAAAACGTAAAATCTATAAATTacgaataatttaaatttaattgcaATTAATTTAATCACTTGAACTTACTAATGACTATTAAATAGGATTTCTTGAGGAACAACATGCATACCACACGGCCCCACAACtagttatataaaaattattaaatatattaagtttagTAATTAGTTgagttttgaaaatttatagtAAATGTCTGATTTGGTTGCCATAATTCTgcaatcatcatcattattctATATACTAAAACAAAGATCACCTAATGACtctggtaaaaaaaaattccgCTCAAATTAGCTTTATACATACACtttattataactttattgTAGCTTTCACGATAAGATTACTATACATTAATGTATACAATAGCAATACGTTTGACTATTGATTTTccctatttaagattaagagatttatatttttatatgcgttggaatattatatgtgatttttgtaagattgaaaacaaattttcttCCCTTCATATGCGTTGGAATATTATTATATGTGATTTTAgtaaaattacaaataaattttgtatttaagatttatcttctatatattaatacaaattattgtgaCCTTTTCTACCTCTAAATTGAGCATGCCTCTTTATTTatattgtatattattagtcattATTCCATATACTAAAATGTTTACTAAATGAGGTTGATAAATAACTTAATCAAGTAAGTGGTTAATTGCAAAAATAGTTGTATGACAAAAGAggtcaaacaaaaataaataaaacttattattattaataataaaatgggTAACTCAAAGACTTAAAGCTATTCAAATGAGGTGAACAGTAAAGTGATGGTGTATAAAATGTCGTCATTTGCAAGATTATGAGTTTCATACACCATTCCTATTTATCAGCATCCGGAAATAAATGTTGCGTTCAAAAGAAAAGTTTTTCTAGAAAAGAGAAAGACATATgagataaaattgtaatttgataATATTGCTATGGTTGAAATTCTTCTttacatttataaatattactATGTGGATATTCATTAAAATACATGAACaatttaagttaattatatttcGCCAGATATATTGAAAAAGCGTCATTTAAAATTAAGGGGTCTTTCtttagtatattgtatgatatgatatgatgactTCACTATCTTTGTCTCACTTGGTTTGTGcacattttcaaatatattaattgatGTCCTAATGCATCTTATTGTGcatgataaaaattataaaaatttgatattaataaattgcATTATAACGAATTGATTAATATTAcaattgactatgatttaatttatatatttggaaTGATTCATATTAAGAGTGTTATGAGTAATGTTAAAAACTAAATTGAGTAAATGAAGGGAGTATGTTTTATGTATAGTTGAATTTGAAGAATTAGAAGTGTTAAAAACTAAATTGTATAGAAGTTTAAGGTTATCTAAATGAGAGGTTTTATTAAAAGATAAGTAAGCAATTGGTGAGAAATTGATTTTATGTTCAAACGTCCAAAGGAGAGAGGAGCTTTGTGTTTTGGGCTCTTTAAGAATATATTTTCCTTATCTTACAAgtactttttattttcattttgtataAGTTATTTGATCTGCAAAGCAAAAAAAGTGTGTATCTTGTGTATCTACTCCATTACATACGTAGGAGTATTTATAGCCtattaaattttgataaaataaatttttgtatatcGTGTTAACACGGGTTATCAATTAttattacatacatacatttaacATATAGGGATTATTAAATAGTTCATGTTGAGCACGAGTAATCAACAATTATGTTCTAGTGATGTGTAAatgttgttatttattattcaattttcgTTGGTGTGATTTTGTAAAAACTACTATTTATAATTgtcttttttaacttttatttaatctGTTTGCAACGATTATATTATTCATGCATAATAATTTCTAAATATCTGGTGTGGGTGATCACCTAGTATTCACTAGTACACTACCCATAACTTTAAAATATGATTACAAAAGTATCCACCAACTATTTTAACAGCAAAGTCATGAACTACTCAAATATATCATTGAATCCTATTATTGGATAAAAAGAATGTAAAATatcaaacaataacaaacaatCAATTCAATAAATCAACTTGTTTTGTATCacttactattatatataatcaAAGATGATTATGGGCTTTCTAAGCGGTAACAAAAaactaacagctagtttttcaACTGACGAGTTcagcccattaaaaattaatacctacttatcgTATTGTTAATGTTTACTAGCATTATTCTTGATGCATATTTactgtatttttaatgcttactttcaatatcttaaatgtctacttatatcattcttagtactcacttataatatttttaaaaatatgtaataGATCAGTTCAATtaaaaatggtctctcaaaagagaccgtctctcaaaagAGATCGTCTCTCAGAAGAATTTATGAAAAACTAATGTTATAGTATCACTTATATACTCGGATACGCAAGACGCACAAATCAAATACAATGAGCTGCAATTTTATTATCGTGCAAAATATGTACAATTTAATCACTATTCCTACTACAATTCATCActattacaatttacaacacAAATTTTTTGAGATGGGGTTTTTTGTcgactcattatatattttttttgaattattgtaAGTAgttattaaaaatgatataagtagacatttaaaatattgtgaGTACACATTAATAgatattaaagataatgtaaataaacattaagttttaatgggtTGAATCTGAAAGACGTGTCTAAAAAATCAATCAAGAGGTTAGTTGTACAACACAAATATTACTATTAAGATAATATTTATCATTTCAAGACATTCATTTTCATTCTAACGCCTACAAATAAAAATGCTCTTTTCAAATTATTGTACACCTAAAAAGTTCAAACCATAAAATTACCATGTAGAAATTCTCATAGTTCAATCACCTTTTACACTAGTCTAGATGTAATTTTGAGTTGTGTAgggtatataattttttattaatagaccCTTTGTGAGTTATTATTTTGCCCTCCATTAAAGATAAATCTCCGAGGTGGTCCCATCTTTTATTATACTATAATAATGTACtagacaaaattaataaatactaaaaaaaatatttttgctcGTCATAATGATTCACGATAATTAAGATAATGTTTATAttgaaagtaaatatttattagaaaaataaaagtcaaactaagaaAATAAGGTTATTTCTTATTAAAGTAGAAAATTAagataatattgttattgttaaagTAAAGAAATAGTTGTAAACtaatgttgaagaagaaatAGAAGAATTAGTCAATTATTATGAGTTAAATCTTTACCCTAGTGGAATTGAGGAGAaatgtttcttttttctttcctaaaataaggttaattatcttccttttccttttcttcctcttACAATTATATTCTTTATTTTCTATCTTTCCTCTTAAAATCACctttatttatctttatttgtaTAATTTCACTTTTATTTTCTCTTGGATGTTTATCCTCTACACAAGCATGCACAAACACTCCTCTTCAATCGACCTACATTATAATTGTGAATTTGATCATCTTGATAGCAAGAAAGAAATATTTCTTGTTTTCGAATCGATTCTAATTTTAGTTGAACCAAAATATCACTTTTCTCATGTAAAATTATGAGTTTGATTATCACTAAATGCTCCTCTTTACTCAGCCTATCTTAtatcttataataaaaaaaatctataaagatcatactccctccaattcttttCAATTGTCCCATTTGGATTGGACACAAATATCAACAAAGTGGAAAGGACCACCTTAAATAGTATTCCCATCCGATGTAGTGGGTATTGGGGGGTTAAATAATgtaatttagtaaaaaaaaaaataaaaggtgtTTTGGTAATTACATGAATGATATAAGGGCAATTTGGttcaaaaattatgttttaaaataaaaatgatacaatTAAAGTGAATtgcccaaataagaaaatggtaCAATtgaaaagaaacggagggaATATTTGAAGAATCACCATTAGTTCCCTCaaatatattactattattattattttatatatttctctTATCAGTTTGAGGGAGAATACAAGTATAAAACATTATTAATACACAACAAATATCATAATTGGGAAGaattatttcaatttcttaGCAACACCATCTAAAATCACTCAATTTGTACAAGGTATACCTTATCACCATCTCATGGCAAGATTTAGGAAATCATATAAACCTTTGCTTAGTTGTTTAACACTATAACTTTGTACAAGGTACTACATAGTACATATATTTGATTCATCCATCAAGATTACACAGCCCATATAATCTTCCTACACCAGGCAAAATCTAGCGAATCACAATCGTAGCGAACAAACTCGTCAAGCTTTTAAATCACCATTCATGGATGTCGGAGGAGTAGAAGTCCTCTTACTCTCACTAAAGCTACGAACGTAAACCAATCGAGGAAAGCAGCGATGTTTGTACTTGGCAGACTTGTCTTCTACAGGCAGATTGTCATCGACTATGTCAGTGCTCGAGACGGAGTAGCGCAGAGCAGATGGAGCTCTGTTTGCCGATTTAGGTGGCAATGGAGATGTTACTGTTAGGCCTACACCATCGCGTTCCCTCATACTTTCTCTAAAAAGATCGGCAAGTTTTTTGCTCTTAGGTTTTGTGGATGTACCTGAATTTGGATCACCGGCGACTTCAGAAATTGGTCCTGTTTCTTGAGTCAGAGTAGATGAGAAGCTTCGACGAACTGATGTACTGCTTCGAGATCTGTTTGATGCTGCAAAGGAAAGAGAAAAGGAATCCTGATAAAACACTGTATGATACAGAAAAGGAACATACAGAAACTGCAAAAAAGGTAAAGCTACTGTCCCGACAGAGATGATGAAAATAGCATCACACAAGATATTTCTAGGTACTATGAGCTGTGGGGTATATGAACTAGTAGATGCTCAtattttcttttctgtttttgtCGGAAAAATAATCCTAAGTGTAAAGTACATCAATAAATTAGAGAGAAGTTGATCAATATATAAGCTTGATAGACTCCTTCTGCTATTACCACTAGATTTTGTAAAATTCAACCTCATCAGGTCTCTATTTAGTCAACTCTCATGATAAATTATCGTTTTCGGTAGTttacttataattaataaatttaaatacatATACAGAGTAAAAATAAGACCACCACAAACCATGccgtaaaggttttcaaaataaatgaacCGATATTTCCGAccttgtaaaggtgtaaaaaaatcgCATATTGAGTCGTATCGGggatatattataattttgaccgatatttaggcgtCTCGATAACCAAATCACTCATGTTAATGCATCACTGATGCGTTAGTTACAATGATTGTGCCCATTACCGCATTTTTATACTATGGACATAtagacaaacaaacaaaagaagaaACGCCAACAAATTTGCCAAACGTACCACTTTGCATGGGGAGTTTGCCTTCAAAAACAGCCCTACTGACTTGAGGGGAAAAAACTCTGCTTAGTCGAGGGGTTCCTGATGCATAATGGACAGGAGTATTTCCACGAGAAGGAGTGAAATCTGCAAATTTATGAAACAATACCCTGTAATTAGTTTCAAGTCTTTAAGAACTTTATGCTTTAGCTGTGGGGCGAAGCTATTAGTGGTGAAAGCTAGCCACGGCCAAGCCTCGAAAATCAGTGACAATGTGGTATATACTAGGAATTTAGCGTATAAATTATTTCAACTCTATGTTTGAGTCACAATACTTGTATGCCTCGCTTTCAACATAACAAAACCGCTAAAAATACCTCCTAGCAATTTTCAAAACCCTTcccctttattatttttgacgTTAACATAAAAATTTTCGGCTTGGCTAATGATCTAGCACTTGCTCTAGACCTTAGGGATGAGAAAACAATAGGACTGTAGGACTATATCAACAATTGAAAAATGAGGCAAGCTCAAAATCAACacttacaaaacaaaaaattgtgGATTATTATTCAACAATCAAGCTATTGAAATCATTCCCAACATATATTACCTCCATTGACACTATAAAAATCATCATCACAATCCGAGTCTAGCCAACCTTGAGTGTCAAAaaaggcttcatctttgctACCTGTCAGTGGGAAAGCAAAGTATCATGAGTTTTAATTTTTGAGCTAGTGCGAAGAAAAACCATATCAAGAAGTAATTCTCCATAAACATTTGAAGGCTATGCAGGGTATGAAGGGTTGGACAAAACCTAAAAAGATAAAATGATTTGCAAAGACCCTCAATACTAAAAATCACTTGCAACTCCacaaaaattagattaaaaaaGCACATAAATTTAGAAGCCATATTTCTAGATTCCATTTGAATTCAAAACCGAATAACTTGATTATTTCGGCTCCAAGCTTTCTATCTCTACTTCAACAAATGATATTTCTTCAATCAATGACCAAAAGATCCCAAATATATCTTTAGCTACAAGTTTTTCTCAACACTCCAAcgtaaagataaataaaaaacacaaattctcagTGGTCTCATAGTCAAACCGTCTTTATTGGACTGGTCCAATACTCATTTACTATCTTTAAATaatacttacaatcttaaaatgattaataagaaaaatatacatataaattCATCTTGTAGTAGgatggtctcatataagaccagctaaatgaaaaaaatttctaaagatTTTGTTGCACATTAATCACTTTTAACATGTGTTTTATCCATAAGTTTAAACATAGTCAAGTTGTATCTTGTTTGGTTCgtcttaatataaatattattaatatcaaactttttataatttttacccGAGTACAATCAGTTGAGTACAAGTAAATGAGAGGCAGTATGACCATAAAAATTACATTTACTTTTTAGGAAGGTGGTAAAAGCATCAAATTTTAAAAGTCTACCAAGTACATGAATATTCTTGTGAAATAAAAGGACCCAATCAAGTGAGTCCCATGGCTGATTCTTCTCTTAATtacaacttttaaaaataagattaaaaaaccaaattaaataagaaattcaatcaCAAACAAAAACCCATCAAACAACATATTAGCACATCAATGATTAGGACAAAATTATAATACATCACTATTATTAtgatcaatcaatcaaatattATTGTCCATAACACTTCAATCCAAAAGGCACAAacaataattaacattaatatcaatacaaaataaaataaaaaatcaattaaaaaacaaaaaaaaggtcATAAAAAGTAGTGCATAATTAAAGTAAACAATCCAAAATCAAATTCCCAATCCCTCAGACAACTCCAAATAAAAAAACCCAATCCAATTTTTACGTCAACAAtgaagtaaaagaaaaggaGTAATTACCACCGATACTGCGAAGAGAAGAAACGGAATTGAAAGGAGAAACTCGGGATTTAGAAACGGGTATAATCGGAGGATCGACCGGAACATAGGGTTTATCTTTAATGGGGGTTGAAGGCACGGAAGAAGAAGATTTATCGACGGACATAATCTGATCAGGTTTAGTAGACGGAGAagttttattgattgatgataTACAAGATCCCATGATTTCTGAGTTAATAAACACTGATTTAAAGAAGAATATACAGAGAGAATATAATTATGGAAGACGTGACAAGCAGAAAGAGGGCAAAATGGAGAGTGACAGAAGGGTTAGAGAGAGAGACAGAGACTGAGTAATGAGTATGGTGCAGAAGAATTTGGGGTAGGAGAAGAAATACTTGAACAGGCAAGGGCAATGGTGGGTTCCAATAAACACACAATAATTAATCACACACACATATTCTCATTTAACAGGGTCTATTTTATGAACCATATCCAATTACTAAGAGCAAAATGGGCTATTGTGCagtgtttaaaatttttgacagttcaaaatttttttaaaaaaattaattattaatttgaattaaattttgatgaaatttatatttttagactATATAATATGAGTTATTATggttttttataaaattgttaaaatatcaATGATATAAAAAAGGAGT harbors:
- the LOC130801578 gene encoding uncharacterized protein At3g27210-like — protein: MGSCISSINKTSPSTKPDQIMSVDKSSSSVPSTPIKDKPYVPVDPPIIPVSKSRVSPFNSVSSLRSIGGSKDEAFFDTQGWLDSDCDDDFYSVNGDFTPSRGNTPVHYASGTPRLSRVFSPQVSRAVFEGKLPMQSASNRSRSSTSVRRSFSSTLTQETGPISEVAGDPNSGTSTKPKSKKLADLFRESMRERDGVGLTVTSPLPPKSANRAPSALRYSVSSTDIVDDNLPVEDKSAKYKHRCFPRLVYVRSFSESKRTSTPPTSMNGDLKA